One segment of Stappia sp. 28M-7 DNA contains the following:
- the dnaG gene encoding DNA primase, with amino-acid sequence MRFSPGLLDEIRARVPLSEVVARRVSWDRRKSQPARGDFWACCPFHQEKTPSFHVDDRRNRYKCFGCGASGDHFRFLTETEGLSFPEAVERLAEQAGVALPAPDPQAAARAAERASLAEICEMAARFFQDALAMSGGEQARDYISRRRLRPDTVREFRIGYAPNGRDALKRHLIGKGVDEASMVEAGLVIRPDDGRPTYDRFRNRLMIPIQDERGRVIAFGGRTLDPDGQPKYLNSPETPLFHKGTMVFNFHRAREPAHRTGQAVVVEGYMDAIAIAQAGMGNVVAALGTAFTEEQVGRLWRLAPEPVICFDGDAAGTSAAHRAVDRILPGLRSGHSFGFVFLPDGKDPDDLIADGGLAAFTKALEGSQPLIDVLWSREVDAARIDTPERRAALEKSLDDLVRTIADERVRRGYQLDIRLRLSNLFYRQARAARGQGSGQGNGQGGGQGFGQGGAQKAPSGQARGSDLPESSMFGHERMLCGLCLKYPELLERHVERLSQAQFGDVLHARFRDELCRIATELQDVPVSGFFETLDTRFFQILSEALDGPEEAGGGGGRGLITRFHDLLQRLPILRHEPPVEFIEDLFCHYLDVLELRALEQDLEAELAALGDGLDEADWERIRAHSQDLARRREECARDEQEIAERGKVFRSARPVSSSPAGAAARARAAMAQGAGVQGGGTHGAVAGAGG; translated from the coding sequence ATGCGATTTTCACCCGGTCTCCTCGATGAGATTCGTGCCCGAGTGCCTTTGTCGGAGGTGGTCGCGCGGCGGGTGAGCTGGGATCGGCGCAAGTCCCAGCCGGCGCGCGGCGACTTCTGGGCCTGCTGCCCGTTCCACCAGGAAAAGACCCCGAGCTTTCACGTCGACGACCGGCGCAACCGCTACAAGTGCTTCGGCTGCGGCGCCTCGGGCGACCATTTCCGCTTCCTGACCGAGACGGAGGGGCTGTCCTTTCCCGAGGCGGTGGAGCGGTTGGCGGAGCAGGCGGGCGTGGCGCTGCCGGCGCCCGATCCGCAGGCGGCGGCCCGTGCTGCCGAGCGCGCCAGCCTTGCGGAAATCTGCGAGATGGCGGCGCGCTTCTTCCAGGATGCGCTGGCGATGAGCGGCGGCGAGCAGGCGCGCGACTACATCTCCCGCCGCCGCCTGCGCCCGGACACGGTGCGCGAGTTCCGCATCGGCTATGCCCCGAACGGGCGCGATGCGCTGAAGCGTCACCTGATAGGCAAGGGCGTCGACGAGGCCTCGATGGTGGAGGCGGGGCTGGTGATCCGCCCCGATGACGGCCGGCCGACCTACGACCGCTTCCGCAACCGGCTGATGATCCCGATCCAGGACGAGCGCGGCCGGGTGATCGCCTTCGGCGGGCGCACGCTCGACCCGGACGGCCAGCCGAAATATCTCAACTCGCCCGAGACCCCGCTCTTCCACAAGGGCACGATGGTCTTCAACTTCCACCGGGCGCGCGAGCCCGCCCATCGCACCGGCCAGGCGGTGGTGGTGGAAGGCTACATGGATGCCATCGCCATCGCCCAGGCGGGCATGGGCAATGTGGTCGCGGCTCTCGGCACCGCCTTCACCGAGGAGCAGGTCGGCCGGCTGTGGCGGCTGGCGCCGGAGCCGGTGATCTGCTTCGACGGCGATGCCGCCGGCACCTCGGCCGCCCACCGGGCGGTCGACCGCATCCTGCCGGGACTGCGCAGCGGCCATTCCTTCGGCTTCGTCTTCCTGCCCGACGGCAAGGACCCGGACGACCTGATCGCCGACGGCGGACTGGCCGCCTTCACCAAGGCGCTGGAGGGCTCGCAGCCGCTGATCGACGTCCTGTGGTCGCGCGAGGTGGATGCGGCGCGCATCGACACGCCCGAACGGCGCGCGGCCCTGGAAAAGAGCCTCGACGACCTGGTGCGCACCATCGCCGACGAGCGGGTGCGCCGGGGCTATCAGCTCGATATCCGGCTGCGGCTGTCCAACCTGTTCTACCGGCAGGCGCGTGCCGCGCGGGGCCAGGGCAGTGGGCAGGGCAACGGACAGGGGGGCGGGCAGGGCTTCGGCCAGGGCGGCGCCCAGAAGGCGCCCTCCGGCCAGGCGCGCGGATCGGACCTGCCCGAAAGCTCGATGTTCGGCCATGAGCGGATGCTGTGCGGGCTGTGCCTGAAATATCCCGAGCTGCTGGAGCGGCATGTGGAGCGGCTGTCGCAGGCGCAGTTCGGCGATGTGCTGCATGCGCGCTTCCGCGACGAGCTGTGCCGCATCGCCACCGAGCTGCAGGACGTGCCGGTGAGCGGCTTCTTCGAGACGCTGGACACGCGCTTCTTCCAGATCCTGTCCGAGGCGCTGGACGGGCCGGAGGAGGCCGGGGGCGGCGGAGGCCGCGGGCTGATCACCCGCTTCCACGACCTCTTGCAGCGGTTGCCGATCCTGCGGCACGAGCCGCCGGTGGAGTTCATCGAGGATCTGTTCTGCCATTATCTCGACGTGCTGGAGCTGCGGGCGCTGGAGCAGGATCTGGAGGCGGAGCTGGCCGCACTCGGCGACGGGCTGGACGAGGCGGACTGGGAGCGCATCCGCGCCCATTCGCAGGACCTTGCCCGGCGGCGCGAGGAATGTGCGCGCGACGAGCAGGAGATCGCCGAGCGGGGCAAGGTCTTCCGCTCGGCCCGTCCGGTGTCCTCCAGCCCGGCGGGAGCTGCGGCGCGCGCCCGGGCCGCGATGGCCCAGGGTGCAGGTGTGCAGGGCGGGGGCACGCACGGGGCGGTTGCCGGCGCCGGCGGCTGA
- a CDS encoding GatB/YqeY domain-containing protein, protein MRERIDAALQDAVESDDKRRAATLRLMLAAIKDRDARSRELGHDVVPDAEIREILNKMLRQRESSVRDFEEAGQLDLASQEREEMAVIQEFLPRQFDERAMQDACEDVVRDINARGLRDMGRCMSALKERFPGQMDFVRASCLVKDLLRSE, encoded by the coding sequence ATGCGTGAACGTATCGATGCGGCGTTGCAGGACGCCGTGGAGAGCGACGACAAGCGCCGGGCGGCGACGCTGCGGCTTATGCTGGCGGCGATCAAGGACCGCGATGCGCGCTCCCGCGAGCTGGGCCATGACGTCGTGCCGGATGCGGAGATCCGCGAGATCCTCAACAAGATGCTGCGCCAGCGCGAAAGCTCCGTGCGCGACTTCGAGGAAGCCGGCCAGCTGGACCTTGCCTCCCAGGAGCGCGAGGAAATGGCGGTCATCCAGGAGTTTCTGCCGCGCCAGTTCGACGAGCGGGCGATGCAGGATGCCTGCGAGGACGTGGTGCGCGACATCAATGCGCGGGGCCTGCGCGACATGGGCCGCTGCATGAGCGCGCTCAAGGAGCGCTTTCCGGGGCAGATGGACTTCGTGCGGGCAAGCTGCCTGGTCAAGGACCTGCTGCGCAGCGAATAG
- the carA gene encoding glutamine-hydrolyzing carbamoyl-phosphate synthase small subunit — protein MTTADVWSAPPTTAVLVLADGTVIEGNGFGATGQACAEVCFNTALTGYEEILTDPSYAGQIVTFTFPHIGNVGTNEEDVETVNMASSSGVRGAIVRADVTEPANYRASRHFDAWLKARGIIGLSGIDTRALTALIRETGAANAVIAHDPDGNFDIEALKLAARNWPGLVGMDLAKDVTSSQSYGWTQTPWVWDQGYGEREDGEFNVVAIDYGIKRNILRLLTDAGCKVTVLPADASAEDVLSRKPDGIFLSNGPGDPAATGEYAVPVIRDLVASGLPVFGICLGHQMLALALGGETEKMHQGHHGANHPVFDRTTGKVEITSMNHGFAVNAKSLPETVEETHVSLFDGSNCGLRLKGRPVFSVQYHPEASPGPRDSHYLFRRFTNLMRARAGTPALPEKDAAA, from the coding sequence ATGACGACCGCCGACGTCTGGTCCGCGCCGCCGACCACGGCCGTTCTCGTCCTGGCCGACGGAACAGTGATCGAGGGCAACGGCTTTGGTGCCACTGGCCAGGCCTGTGCCGAAGTCTGCTTCAACACCGCCCTTACCGGTTACGAGGAGATCCTCACCGATCCCTCTTATGCCGGTCAGATCGTTACTTTCACGTTTCCGCATATCGGAAATGTGGGGACGAACGAGGAGGATGTCGAGACCGTCAACATGGCCTCGTCCTCCGGCGTGCGCGGCGCCATCGTGCGCGCCGATGTCACCGAGCCGGCCAACTACCGTGCCTCCCGGCATTTCGATGCCTGGTTGAAGGCGCGCGGCATCATCGGCCTGTCGGGCATCGACACCCGCGCCCTGACCGCCCTGATCCGCGAGACCGGTGCTGCCAACGCGGTCATCGCCCACGATCCGGACGGCAATTTCGACATCGAGGCCCTGAAGCTTGCCGCCCGCAACTGGCCGGGCCTCGTCGGCATGGACCTTGCCAAGGACGTCACCTCCTCGCAGAGCTACGGCTGGACGCAGACCCCCTGGGTCTGGGACCAGGGCTACGGCGAGCGTGAGGACGGCGAGTTCAACGTCGTTGCCATCGACTACGGCATCAAGCGCAACATCCTGCGCCTGTTGACCGATGCCGGCTGCAAGGTGACGGTGCTTCCCGCCGATGCGAGCGCCGAGGACGTGCTCTCGCGCAAGCCCGACGGCATCTTCCTGTCCAACGGTCCCGGCGATCCGGCGGCAACCGGCGAATATGCCGTGCCGGTGATCCGCGACCTGGTCGCCAGCGGCCTGCCGGTCTTCGGCATCTGCCTCGGCCACCAGATGCTGGCGCTCGCCCTTGGCGGCGAGACCGAGAAGATGCACCAGGGCCATCACGGCGCCAACCATCCGGTCTTCGACCGCACCACCGGCAAGGTCGAGATCACCTCGATGAACCACGGCTTCGCGGTCAACGCCAAGAGCCTGCCGGAGACGGTCGAGGAGACCCACGTCTCGCTGTTCGACGGCTCCAATTGCGGGCTGCGGCTCAAGGGCAGGCCGGTCTTCTCGGTGCAGTACCACCCGGAAGCCTCGCCCGGCCCGCGCGACAGCCACTACCTGTTCCGCCGCTTCACCAACCTGATGCGCGCCCGCGCCGGCACCCCGGCGCTCCCGGAAAAGGACGCCGCCGCCTGA
- a CDS encoding MerR family transcriptional regulator yields MTELSRTSAFGPDLAGPIQIDGKNEARLSIAEMAETFGVTLRALRFYEEKALLRPERKGARRFYGAREIGRMKVILQAKRIGLTLVEIRDVIGLLEGKTSRMSQLRSLREMCARQDELLSEQLAQLKEQAKETAEVVAALDALIEANPQA; encoded by the coding sequence ATGACGGAACTCTCCAGGACTTCTGCGTTCGGACCGGACCTTGCGGGACCGATCCAGATCGACGGCAAGAACGAGGCGCGGCTCTCCATCGCCGAGATGGCCGAGACTTTCGGGGTCACTCTGCGTGCGCTGCGTTTCTACGAGGAAAAGGCGCTGCTGCGCCCGGAGCGAAAAGGCGCGCGCCGTTTCTACGGCGCTCGCGAGATCGGCCGGATGAAGGTGATCCTGCAGGCAAAGCGGATCGGCCTGACCCTGGTCGAGATCAGGGATGTGATCGGCCTGCTCGAAGGCAAGACCAGCCGCATGTCGCAGCTGCGTTCGCTGCGCGAGATGTGCGCGCGTCAGGACGAACTGCTGAGCGAGCAGCTGGCCCAGCTCAAGGAGCAGGCCAAGGAAACCGCCGAAGTGGTCGCCGCGCTGGACGCGCTGATCGAGGCCAATCCGCAGGCTTGA